In Allomuricauda ruestringensis DSM 13258, the following proteins share a genomic window:
- a CDS encoding SusC/RagA family TonB-linked outer membrane protein, translated as MKFRLKHAILLLAVLSFQIVISQKNISGTVTDENGQPLVGVSIIEKETTNGTTSDFDGNYTITIRDESSQLLFSYIGFTPVTKTVGSGSTLDIVMEESAEALDEVIVTSLGFKEQKDELGYASSTVSGNKVAESGETNVLNSLSGKSSGVRITRNSSDPGAGSYIQIRGVSSITRNSQPLIIVDGVPISNDVRGNSDSGGVNQESRLNDINPNDIESITVLKGASAAALWGTQALGGVINITTKSGKFNSRLSVSLKSTYSYDEINRKYPFQDKFGQGDNGVYDQRARDSWGDKLSERSGGLDELDTSGEFYLDQDGNVYYPILTKNSRETFHDSNFDKIFGNGHFFENNLSVSGGNQKSSMFFSLGNLDQQGIIRNNSDYRRTTLRFNARHNFTDEISLRISSSYSRTNSNRIEKGANSSGLYLGLLRNPVGFDISGYRGDYYANSDATPVSNRHRSYREPLGADGTPTYNNPLWTINEQENLAKVDRFITNVELTATPSSWLTLIARVGLDHYSEKRNEFFTPGSASGAFRSGFISQELATNTIFNMDYIAKTNFNLTDNVTGDFLLGFNYNDKSRAVNGYVGTNFVQFLDVDSGIRDSDNILPENIVTNSSQGQERTAGIYSSTSFSLYEMLYVNATVRAESASTFGDADNKAFIFPSTSVAWQFSELEPFKESTFFSFGKLRASYGEVGVQPARYNTSNVYVSPTFGDSYGGGLNLGLFGNGAFVPSSSRGNTNLKPERKKEIELGADLRFFRDRLSLSGTYFSNVTEDVLLEFPQANSTGYTSVYTNGAEIENKGYELDLGYRIIATKDFTWSMDATFTQVRNKVTDLAGIESLNLGGLSAVSSRAVEGEPLGVLWGSRTLRNEDGAIVYDEYGFPEQDQVEGVIGDPNPDWQGSLATSISYKNFRLTALLETYQGADIYAGTKSVMRDLGTWYDTANEVTATRNYFTADGNVINIGETFRGNVADFGAGPVALTEAWYNGDGGFFGNGNDELYIEDGSWTRLRELSLSYRLNNEWMKDSIGLQSAEFSVTGRNLFLWAPFEGNDPDTNLSGVSAARGIDYFNNPSTKSYLFSLTLNF; from the coding sequence ATGAAATTCAGACTTAAGCATGCAATTTTGCTTCTTGCGGTCCTTTCCTTTCAAATTGTAATTTCTCAAAAAAATATTTCCGGAACAGTTACCGATGAAAATGGGCAGCCATTGGTCGGTGTTTCCATTATTGAAAAGGAAACCACCAATGGTACCACATCGGATTTTGATGGGAACTATACAATTACGATTAGGGATGAATCATCACAACTCCTATTTAGTTATATAGGCTTTACGCCTGTGACCAAAACTGTGGGAAGTGGAAGCACATTGGACATTGTAATGGAAGAGAGCGCAGAGGCTCTTGATGAGGTCATCGTCACTTCATTGGGGTTCAAGGAACAAAAGGATGAATTGGGCTATGCCAGTTCAACCGTTTCTGGGAACAAGGTTGCCGAATCGGGGGAAACCAATGTACTCAACAGTCTATCAGGGAAATCTTCCGGTGTACGTATCACCAGGAACTCCAGTGACCCAGGAGCAGGTTCGTATATCCAAATACGTGGTGTATCGTCCATTACGCGAAACAGTCAACCCCTTATTATTGTGGATGGCGTGCCCATTAGCAATGATGTAAGAGGCAACAGTGACAGTGGCGGTGTGAACCAAGAGTCTCGGTTGAACGACATCAATCCAAACGATATCGAGAGCATTACAGTCTTGAAGGGCGCTTCTGCGGCAGCACTTTGGGGGACCCAAGCCCTTGGGGGGGTAATCAACATTACTACCAAAAGCGGAAAATTTAATAGTAGGCTTTCCGTGAGTTTAAAAAGTACTTACTCTTATGATGAGATCAACCGAAAGTATCCTTTTCAGGATAAGTTTGGCCAGGGTGATAATGGAGTTTATGACCAAAGGGCGCGTGATTCTTGGGGAGATAAGCTCTCCGAAAGATCTGGAGGTTTGGATGAATTGGATACTTCAGGGGAGTTTTATCTCGACCAAGATGGAAATGTATATTACCCAATTTTGACCAAGAACTCCAGGGAGACTTTCCATGATTCAAACTTTGACAAAATTTTTGGCAATGGCCACTTTTTCGAAAACAACCTTAGCGTAAGTGGGGGTAATCAAAAGAGTTCCATGTTCTTTAGTTTGGGCAATCTGGACCAACAGGGGATTATAAGAAACAATTCGGATTACCGAAGAACCACATTGCGATTCAATGCCCGTCATAATTTTACTGATGAGATTAGTTTGAGAATTAGTTCCTCTTATTCGCGTACGAATTCCAATAGGATTGAAAAAGGGGCAAATAGTTCCGGCCTGTATCTTGGTCTATTGAGAAATCCCGTTGGTTTTGATATATCGGGGTATAGAGGGGATTATTATGCCAATAGTGATGCCACCCCTGTATCCAATAGGCATAGATCGTACAGAGAGCCGCTGGGAGCTGACGGAACACCCACTTATAACAATCCGCTTTGGACAATTAACGAACAGGAGAACTTGGCTAAGGTGGACCGTTTTATCACCAATGTGGAACTGACCGCCACGCCGAGTTCTTGGTTAACCTTGATTGCCAGAGTGGGATTGGACCATTACAGCGAAAAAAGAAACGAGTTTTTTACTCCGGGATCCGCCTCAGGAGCTTTCCGTTCTGGATTTATAAGCCAAGAATTGGCCACCAATACCATTTTTAATATGGATTACATTGCCAAAACCAATTTTAACCTCACCGATAATGTAACTGGTGATTTCTTGTTGGGCTTCAATTATAATGATAAGTCAAGAGCTGTGAACGGTTATGTAGGAACCAATTTTGTACAGTTTTTGGATGTGGATAGTGGAATTCGCGATTCGGACAATATTTTGCCTGAAAACATTGTGACCAATAGCTCCCAAGGTCAAGAAAGAACGGCAGGAATATATTCCTCAACGTCTTTTTCCCTATATGAGATGTTGTATGTGAATGCCACGGTCAGGGCAGAATCAGCCTCTACTTTTGGTGATGCCGATAACAAAGCATTTATTTTCCCATCTACTTCCGTAGCTTGGCAATTCTCCGAATTGGAACCCTTTAAGGAAAGTACATTTTTTTCCTTTGGTAAATTACGTGCCTCTTACGGGGAGGTAGGGGTACAACCGGCACGCTACAATACCTCCAATGTGTATGTTTCCCCAACCTTCGGTGATTCTTATGGAGGGGGGCTTAACCTTGGACTGTTCGGAAATGGTGCCTTTGTGCCCAGTTCCAGTCGAGGGAATACCAATTTAAAACCTGAGCGAAAAAAAGAAATTGAACTAGGAGCGGACCTACGTTTCTTTCGGGACAGACTATCACTTAGCGGAACCTATTTTTCAAATGTAACAGAGGATGTCCTGTTGGAGTTCCCCCAAGCCAATTCAACAGGATATACTTCTGTTTACACCAATGGTGCTGAGATTGAAAATAAAGGGTATGAGCTTGATTTGGGATATCGAATCATAGCTACCAAGGATTTTACATGGTCCATGGATGCGACCTTTACCCAAGTCCGTAATAAGGTTACCGATTTGGCCGGTATAGAATCCTTGAACCTTGGAGGTCTTTCGGCAGTTAGTTCAAGGGCTGTGGAAGGTGAGCCGTTAGGTGTTTTATGGGGATCTAGAACGCTTCGCAACGAAGATGGGGCCATTGTTTATGATGAATATGGCTTTCCGGAACAGGATCAGGTAGAAGGTGTGATCGGGGATCCCAACCCAGATTGGCAAGGATCGTTGGCAACCAGTATTTCCTACAAGAATTTTAGGTTGACCGCTCTTTTGGAAACCTATCAAGGAGCGGATATTTACGCAGGTACCAAATCCGTAATGCGGGATTTGGGAACTTGGTACGATACCGCCAATGAAGTGACAGCGACGCGTAACTATTTTACAGCGGATGGTAACGTGATCAATATAGGTGAAACCTTTAGGGGAAATGTGGCCGATTTTGGTGCAGGTCCTGTTGCCCTTACCGAAGCATGGTATAATGGAGATGGTGGTTTTTTTGGCAATGGAAATGATGAACTTTACATAGAAGATGGTTCCTGGACCCGATTAAGGGAGCTGAGTTTATCCTATCGTTTGAACAATGAATGGATGAAAGATTCCATAGGCCTTCAATCCGCCGAGTTTTCAGTTACAGGCAGAAACCTTTTTTTATGGGCCCCTTTTGAAGGGAATGACCCGGATACCAATCTTTCCGGAGTGAGTGCTGCAAGGGGAATTGATTATTTCAACAACCCCAGTACCAAATCGTATTTGTTCAGCCTAACACTTAACTTCTAA
- the pckA gene encoding phosphoenolpyruvate carboxykinase (ATP) has product MSLLLPANVSAYIEKLNFNTNNIYYQLSPEDLHHITIEKGMGKEASSGALAVNTGEFTGRSPMDRFIVKDDMTKDKVWWGNINIPFESDKFDALYDKVIAYLNKKELYVRDSYACADPDYKLNIRIINEYPWSNMFAHNMFLRPTEEELEEFDPEWTVVNAPGFMADPKVDGTRQHNFAILNFSRKIALIGGTGYTGEIKKGIFSALNFILPVYRNTLPMHCSANVGESGDTAIFFGLSGTGKTTLSTDPNRRLIGDDEHGWTPDNTVFNFEGGCYAKVIDLSKNKEPEIYGAIKKGAILENVVMDDNRIVDFSDTSITQNTRVSYPIHHIENIQQPSIGKNVKNIFFLTADAFGVLPPISKLTPAQAAYHFISGYTAKVAGTEAGVVEPQPSFSACFGAPFMPLHPAKYAEMLSKKMKESGVDVWLVNTGWTGGPYGVGTRMKLKYTRAMISAALSGELGLYNYEKYHIHSVFGVAQPRECPGVPTKVLSPRATWNDDEAYYRTAFKLTNAFRENFKKFEEHASEEIRRGGPQRYAF; this is encoded by the coding sequence ATGTCACTATTACTGCCTGCCAACGTATCTGCTTATATTGAAAAATTAAATTTTAACACAAATAACATCTACTACCAACTTTCCCCCGAGGATCTCCACCACATTACCATTGAAAAGGGGATGGGCAAAGAGGCTTCTTCCGGGGCCTTGGCCGTGAACACTGGGGAATTTACAGGAAGATCGCCCATGGACCGCTTTATCGTAAAGGATGACATGACCAAGGACAAGGTGTGGTGGGGGAATATCAATATCCCTTTCGAGAGTGATAAGTTCGATGCACTTTATGACAAGGTCATTGCCTATCTCAACAAAAAGGAATTGTATGTTAGGGACTCGTATGCCTGTGCCGACCCGGATTATAAACTGAATATTAGGATAATCAACGAATACCCATGGTCCAATATGTTCGCCCACAATATGTTCCTTCGTCCTACGGAAGAGGAGCTGGAGGAATTTGACCCGGAATGGACCGTGGTGAACGCGCCCGGCTTTATGGCGGACCCCAAAGTGGACGGTACACGACAGCATAATTTCGCCATCCTTAACTTTAGTAGAAAGATCGCCCTTATCGGGGGAACGGGCTATACGGGGGAGATCAAAAAGGGAATATTTTCGGCACTCAACTTTATTTTGCCCGTTTACAGGAACACACTGCCCATGCACTGCTCGGCCAACGTTGGGGAATCGGGCGATACCGCTATTTTCTTTGGCCTATCGGGAACGGGAAAGACCACCCTGTCCACCGACCCGAACCGAAGACTGATCGGTGACGATGAGCACGGTTGGACGCCCGACAATACCGTGTTCAATTTTGAAGGGGGGTGTTATGCCAAGGTGATCGACCTTTCCAAGAACAAGGAACCGGAGATCTACGGAGCCATCAAAAAGGGGGCGATTTTGGAGAATGTGGTCATGGACGACAACAGAATCGTGGACTTTTCGGACACCTCCATAACCCAGAACACCAGGGTGAGCTATCCCATCCACCATATCGAGAACATCCAGCAGCCATCAATAGGGAAAAACGTAAAGAATATTTTCTTCCTCACCGCAGACGCCTTTGGGGTGCTGCCCCCTATCTCCAAACTGACCCCGGCACAGGCGGCCTACCACTTTATCTCGGGCTACACGGCCAAGGTGGCCGGCACGGAAGCGGGCGTGGTGGAGCCACAGCCATCGTTCTCAGCTTGCTTTGGCGCACCCTTTATGCCCTTGCACCCGGCCAAATATGCCGAGATGCTGAGCAAAAAGATGAAGGAGTCGGGCGTGGACGTTTGGTTGGTGAACACCGGATGGACCGGCGGGCCCTACGGTGTAGGCACTAGGATGAAGCTGAAATACACACGGGCGATGATCAGTGCCGCGCTGAGCGGCGAACTTGGACTCTACAATTATGAGAAGTACCATATCCACTCCGTATTTGGGGTGGCGCAGCCAAGGGAGTGCCCAGGGGTGCCCACTAAGGTACTCAGCCCAAGGGCCACTTGGAACGATGACGAGGCCTATTACAGAACGGCCTTTAAGCTCACCAATGCCTTTAGGGAGAACTTTAAAAAGTTTGAGGAGCATGCCAGCGAGGAAATCCGAAGAGGGGGACCCCAGCGATATGCTTTTTAA
- a CDS encoding CidA/LrgA family protein, with translation MLKSLGYIMLFLVLGEALRHLFHIPIAGNILGMIFIFLALRMKVISLDSVKPAADKLLNYMVLFFVPYGVGLMAHFDVVKEHWGALALVVTFGTSLTLIISGHIQQRLEK, from the coding sequence ATGTTGAAATCACTCGGCTATATTATGTTGTTTTTGGTCTTGGGCGAAGCCCTAAGGCATCTTTTCCATATTCCGATTGCAGGAAATATTTTAGGAATGATATTTATTTTCCTTGCTCTGAGAATGAAGGTCATTAGCTTGGATTCGGTTAAACCGGCCGCGGATAAACTCTTGAACTATATGGTGCTCTTTTTTGTGCCTTATGGAGTTGGCTTAATGGCCCATTTCGATGTGGTAAAGGAACATTGGGGTGCCTTGGCCCTAGTGGTGACCTTCGGTACCTCCCTGACACTGATCATAAGCGGACATATCCAACAAAGACTTGAGAAATGA
- a CDS encoding LrgB family protein — MKEYFLTLPLVWVFLTLAVYFFAQKVHRKLKWALATPIFITVLVLILLLLALDINFETYDKGGQYISFFLGPSVVALGVLFHEKYDEIKSNLIPFFTAVTIGGVSSIFIVLLSLIWLESPGFIVRSLAAKSVTTPIAIEITKLVSGIPAITAAVVIAVGIFGNAFGIHILRIFGIKSETAIGTALGTASHGIGTARALDIGRSAAAYGGLAICINGVATAILTPLILDWFSFL; from the coding sequence ATGAAGGAATATTTTCTGACATTGCCCTTGGTTTGGGTCTTTCTAACGTTGGCGGTTTATTTTTTTGCCCAAAAAGTTCACCGGAAATTGAAGTGGGCCTTGGCCACTCCGATCTTTATTACGGTTTTGGTTTTGATATTGCTTTTGCTGGCTTTGGACATCAATTTTGAAACCTACGATAAAGGCGGGCAGTACATCAGCTTTTTTTTGGGACCTTCCGTGGTTGCCCTAGGGGTATTGTTCCATGAAAAATATGACGAAATCAAAAGCAATTTGATACCATTTTTCACCGCAGTGACCATTGGGGGTGTCTCCAGTATATTTATAGTCTTGTTGAGCTTGATTTGGTTGGAATCCCCCGGTTTCATTGTCAGGTCATTGGCCGCTAAATCGGTGACCACGCCCATAGCCATTGAAATTACCAAATTGGTTTCGGGAATACCGGCAATTACGGCCGCTGTGGTGATAGCCGTGGGCATTTTTGGAAATGCCTTTGGGATACATATTCTAAGGATATTTGGTATTAAAAGTGAAACGGCCATAGGAACTGCACTAGGCACGGCTTCCCATGGCATTGGTACGGCCCGGGCCCTGGACATTGGCAGGAGTGCCGCTGCTTACGGCGGTCTTGCCATTTGTATAAACGGTGTGGCCACAGCAATTTTAACCCCATTGATATTGGATTGGTTCAGTTTTTTATGA
- a CDS encoding alpha-L-fucosidase, producing MTIKSIILYMLLPIVMLGCKTVAPPEPVGPTPSERQMAWHKMEYYAFVHFNMNTFTNMEWGTGAESTNQFNPSNLDVRQWAKVAREAGMKGIVLTAKHHDGFCLWPTKTTEHSVKNSPWKNGQGDVVKELSEACNDYGLKLGLYLSPWDRNNEYYGQPEYVKIFHEQLRELLTNYGELFEIWFDGANGGSGYYGGANESRKIDSKTYYDWERTTAMIRKLQPNAVIFGDNGPDVRWVGNEEGWANATNWNIMRKDEIYPGWPRYVELRSGHEDGTHWLPAEADVSIRPGWYYHAAEDHQVKTLPHLLDIYYNAIGRNAALLLNLPVDTRGLVHEKDVEQLMALKEQIDKDFAHELSGGQNIEVSNTRGDYPDYSAKNMLDGNNDTYWATDDGVTKATITVSFEEPTEVNRIVLQEFIPLGQRIKKFTVSARVDGKWKILDEQTTVGHKRILRWETVLADKVKIDILESKGPILLSNLALYRAPKLVVEPIISRNRRGLVSLLVPDRSVDVFYTLDSSEPSMDSQKYLAPFLVEKPTTVKAIAINPENGQVSGMVVKYFDLAKNDWKLVFPISEEKDVIKLMDDNPETFWATNQKEVIIDLGRTHELNGFTYWPNQERYPFGIITHYEFLVSEDNRNWQPVAAGEFGNIVNSRIEQKVMFHATKGRYIKLRALGVDGTDPRASFAEIGVLTQDPHQE from the coding sequence ATGACAATAAAAAGTATCATACTATACATGCTTCTGCCCATAGTAATGTTGGGCTGCAAAACAGTTGCTCCGCCCGAACCTGTGGGACCGACCCCCTCGGAAAGGCAAATGGCCTGGCACAAAATGGAATATTATGCCTTCGTGCATTTCAATATGAACACCTTTACCAATATGGAATGGGGAACAGGGGCCGAATCGACAAATCAGTTCAACCCCTCCAATTTGGATGTCCGCCAATGGGCAAAGGTGGCCCGTGAAGCCGGCATGAAAGGTATTGTTCTTACGGCCAAGCACCACGATGGTTTTTGCCTATGGCCAACCAAGACTACCGAGCATTCGGTCAAAAATTCACCTTGGAAAAATGGTCAGGGAGACGTGGTCAAGGAATTAAGCGAAGCCTGCAATGACTATGGACTGAAACTCGGCCTATACCTTTCACCCTGGGATCGGAACAATGAATATTATGGTCAACCCGAGTATGTGAAAATCTTCCATGAACAGCTCCGGGAACTTTTGACCAATTATGGAGAATTGTTCGAGATTTGGTTTGACGGGGCCAATGGAGGGTCTGGCTATTATGGGGGTGCCAACGAGTCCAGAAAAATCGATAGTAAGACCTACTACGATTGGGAAAGGACCACCGCCATGATTCGAAAGTTGCAGCCCAATGCCGTAATCTTTGGAGATAATGGGCCCGATGTACGTTGGGTGGGCAATGAAGAAGGTTGGGCCAATGCGACGAATTGGAATATTATGCGAAAAGACGAGATCTATCCCGGTTGGCCACGTTACGTAGAGCTGCGTTCGGGCCATGAAGACGGCACCCATTGGCTGCCAGCCGAAGCCGATGTTTCCATCCGGCCGGGGTGGTATTATCATGCCGCTGAAGACCATCAGGTGAAAACGCTGCCCCATCTTCTGGATATTTACTATAATGCTATTGGTAGAAATGCCGCCTTGCTATTGAACCTTCCGGTGGATACTCGTGGATTGGTACATGAAAAGGATGTGGAACAGTTGATGGCTCTCAAAGAACAAATCGACAAAGATTTTGCCCATGAACTGTCGGGCGGTCAAAATATAGAGGTTTCGAACACGCGAGGGGATTATCCCGACTATTCGGCCAAAAATATGCTGGATGGCAACAATGATACCTATTGGGCTACCGATGACGGTGTTACAAAGGCCACTATCACAGTTTCGTTCGAGGAACCCACCGAGGTAAACCGGATAGTTCTGCAAGAATTTATTCCCTTGGGACAACGGATCAAAAAATTTACCGTGAGCGCAAGAGTTGATGGAAAATGGAAAATACTCGATGAACAGACAACGGTAGGCCATAAGCGCATTCTTCGCTGGGAAACCGTTTTGGCAGATAAGGTAAAAATCGACATTTTGGAATCCAAAGGCCCCATTCTGCTGTCAAACCTTGCACTGTACCGAGCACCCAAGCTGGTGGTGGAGCCCATCATTTCAAGGAACCGTAGAGGTCTTGTTTCCCTTTTGGTGCCAGACAGATCGGTCGATGTATTCTATACGTTGGATAGTTCTGAGCCTTCCATGGACTCACAAAAATATCTTGCACCTTTTTTGGTGGAAAAACCCACTACCGTCAAGGCCATCGCAATAAATCCTGAAAATGGACAGGTTAGCGGTATGGTGGTCAAATATTTTGACCTAGCCAAAAATGATTGGAAGCTTGTTTTTCCGATCAGTGAAGAAAAAGATGTGATAAAATTGATGGACGATAATCCCGAAACCTTTTGGGCGACCAATCAAAAAGAGGTTATAATCGATTTGGGACGTACCCATGAGCTGAATGGTTTTACCTACTGGCCCAACCAAGAACGCTATCCGTTCGGAATCATTACCCATTATGAATTTCTGGTGAGTGAAGATAATAGAAATTGGCAGCCTGTGGCAGCGGGGGAGTTCGGTAATATTGTCAACAGTAGGATTGAACAAAAAGTTATGTTCCACGCAACAAAGGGCAGGTACATCAAATTGCGTGCCTTGGGAGTGGATGGTACAGATCCACGGGCATCTTTTGCCGAAATAGGGGTTTTGACCCAAGATCCGCACCAAGAGTAG
- a CDS encoding SusD/RagB family nutrient-binding outer membrane lipoprotein codes for MKRYISIVIFCALLVSCSKLVDDLNNDPNNLTESSYGTVLTGAEVGNLLFQSGESARRAAIFAGQYRGIDRQHEGFYQYSVTTSDFDALWNDAFVNAYRNALIAEETALNEEIGPIAQGIALVLQAQVAGSIASLYGDIPFDEAGNVAITDPVFESQTSVYGKIQSTLDAAISLLSQGTGRPSAGSDIYFDGNANAWIEVAYTLKARFYMHTKNYQSALNAASNGISSMENSMYGPHGTAAENSNLNYQFFAVEVRQADVVVSDYMASLVDPGIGNPIPSNYRGNAKTDETGRYNFLFTVNSTGIQPNTSNGFAAQDAPAPLVTYEENLLILAEAGLRINGFGAGLSNLNDYRAFMNIGGYLRNVDPSQVVYEPYVAADFEAGGMENVDNISPENALLREILEERYITLFGQIESFNDTRRTEGESVVKVPIIPNTGNQLPQRFLYPQSEIDRNTNVPSPIPNFFDETPVNQ; via the coding sequence ATGAAACGCTATATATCAATCGTAATATTTTGCGCGCTACTGGTATCTTGTAGCAAATTGGTCGATGATCTTAACAACGACCCGAACAACCTAACGGAAAGTTCCTATGGAACGGTTTTGACCGGTGCAGAAGTGGGTAATTTACTTTTTCAAAGCGGGGAATCAGCTCGTAGAGCTGCCATCTTCGCAGGCCAGTATAGAGGTATAGACAGACAGCACGAAGGTTTTTACCAATATTCGGTGACCACCAGCGATTTTGATGCACTTTGGAACGATGCCTTTGTGAATGCTTATAGAAATGCATTGATTGCCGAAGAAACTGCTTTGAACGAGGAAATTGGTCCCATAGCTCAAGGAATAGCATTGGTTTTACAGGCCCAAGTAGCAGGATCTATCGCATCATTATATGGTGATATACCTTTTGATGAAGCAGGGAATGTAGCTATAACAGACCCAGTATTTGAAAGTCAGACTTCGGTCTATGGTAAAATACAAAGCACCTTGGATGCTGCCATTTCACTTTTGAGCCAAGGAACAGGAAGGCCAAGTGCAGGTTCGGACATTTATTTTGATGGGAATGCCAACGCATGGATTGAGGTCGCCTATACACTTAAAGCACGCTTTTACATGCACACCAAGAATTACCAAAGTGCCTTGAATGCTGCATCCAATGGTATCAGCTCTATGGAGAATAGCATGTACGGACCACATGGCACAGCTGCCGAGAACTCTAACTTAAACTATCAGTTTTTTGCAGTGGAGGTTCGCCAAGCAGATGTCGTCGTTTCCGATTATATGGCCAGTCTGGTTGATCCTGGGATAGGTAACCCCATTCCATCAAATTATAGGGGCAACGCAAAGACCGATGAGACGGGAAGGTATAATTTTCTTTTTACGGTAAACAGTACCGGAATACAGCCCAATACGTCCAATGGTTTTGCCGCACAGGATGCACCGGCACCTTTGGTGACCTATGAGGAAAACCTGCTTATTTTGGCCGAGGCTGGATTAAGAATCAATGGTTTTGGCGCGGGTCTTTCCAATTTGAACGACTACAGGGCATTTATGAACATAGGGGGATATCTTAGAAACGTAGACCCTTCCCAAGTGGTCTATGAACCTTATGTGGCGGCCGACTTTGAAGCAGGAGGTATGGAAAATGTGGACAATATCAGTCCAGAAAATGCTTTGCTGCGCGAAATCTTGGAAGAACGTTACATTACCTTGTTTGGACAGATAGAGTCTTTTAACGATACCCGAAGAACCGAAGGTGAATCCGTGGTGAAGGTACCGATTATACCAAATACGGGCAACCAATTGCCACAAAGGTTCTTGTATCCTCAATCTGAAATAGACCGGAATACCAACGTTCCAAGTCCTATCCCAAACTTTTTTGACGAAACACCAGTTAATCAATAA